A genomic region of Leptolyngbya sp. NIES-2104 contains the following coding sequences:
- a CDS encoding exo-alpha-sialidase — protein sequence MATNFPLHRAIKKILDDPNSRPELPGLEPEKPKDAFPWDLFSPLPDEWMGAASSAARAASSAAPRASVEHTQLEVAISSSPALAVFQDKLYCIHEGFGNDGWLWVTTYDGKTWSKDVRLEKEGKKHLGTTGAPALVVYDGKLHCMREGQSGTGVLWHATFDGVSWSNDQSTGLDGGTSRRGFAPAALAVYRGTLYCVHEGKHGSNELFYSTFDKATGKWSKHESVGAGTTAGCSLLVMNDYLYCLHEGHQKHKDGAGLLWSTHFDGKVWSEDEKVEKARGIDARGISAMGDDLYLGITGPPTLFEYRPDSFFIMHQGPNEDNLLWSIGKNREHRTVVLAGTNHVVGLAYAPALASFDNSDLLHLLHAGGKTDTVGKESLWHAYTKNPLIVPIQEYDLRLPDARPGAPYPGLDRYNPSLTEHIPFISDAFPVEMTRHHIIPDNRLRDFWNRMLETNHIHIAAEEFLGALDENLERYEMTLRANDILQLRELMLGIRNGTIRHNPNARPADGIDNLATAIRWLPGNIFIGPTAGRERFRRSDDPGDSFEENANTVTGRDFGAEFIHRNANNALEGYMRTGDTNSARRALSILARIAAVRVEPYAVDPLDWGFRHNRYRLHERGD from the coding sequence ATGGCTACCAACTTTCCGTTACATCGCGCGATCAAAAAGATTTTAGATGACCCAAACTCAAGACCAGAATTACCAGGACTAGAGCCAGAGAAGCCTAAGGATGCCTTTCCTTGGGACTTGTTTAGTCCTCTGCCCGATGAGTGGATGGGTGCTGCATCTTCAGCAGCTCGTGCTGCATCTTCAGCAGCACCAAGAGCAAGTGTTGAACATACGCAACTGGAAGTTGCCATCTCTAGCTCGCCAGCCCTAGCAGTTTTCCAAGACAAGCTTTACTGCATCCATGAAGGATTTGGCAATGATGGCTGGCTGTGGGTCACGACCTATGATGGCAAGACCTGGTCGAAGGACGTAAGACTAGAGAAGGAGGGAAAAAAACATCTTGGCACAACAGGTGCGCCTGCTCTAGTAGTCTACGACGGCAAGCTTCACTGCATGCGTGAGGGACAGAGTGGCACTGGCGTGTTGTGGCACGCTACCTTTGATGGTGTCTCCTGGTCAAATGACCAGTCAACGGGTCTAGACGGAGGAACATCAAGACGAGGTTTTGCCCCTGCCGCGCTCGCGGTGTATCGAGGGACGCTCTACTGTGTGCATGAAGGAAAGCACGGCAGTAACGAGTTGTTCTATTCCACTTTTGATAAAGCGACAGGGAAGTGGTCTAAACACGAAAGTGTGGGGGCTGGCACCACGGCTGGATGTTCGCTCTTGGTGATGAACGACTACCTCTACTGCCTGCATGAAGGGCACCAGAAACACAAAGACGGCGCTGGCTTGTTGTGGTCCACCCATTTTGACGGCAAAGTATGGTCAGAGGACGAAAAAGTAGAGAAGGCTAGAGGCATTGATGCCAGAGGCATCAGTGCAATGGGTGACGACCTTTATCTTGGCATCACGGGTCCGCCTACGCTCTTTGAATATCGCCCCGACTCCTTCTTCATCATGCATCAAGGCCCGAACGAGGATAATTTGCTCTGGAGTATTGGTAAAAATCGTGAGCATCGAACGGTGGTTCTAGCAGGCACAAATCATGTGGTTGGCTTAGCTTACGCTCCCGCTCTAGCATCGTTTGATAACAGCGACCTGCTGCACCTACTGCATGCCGGAGGGAAGACAGATACGGTTGGCAAGGAGTCGCTTTGGCACGCTTATACCAAGAACCCTTTAATCGTGCCGATTCAAGAGTATGATCTGCGACTGCCCGATGCACGCCCTGGTGCTCCTTACCCTGGACTCGATCGCTATAACCCATCTCTTACCGAACATATACCCTTTATATCCGATGCCTTTCCCGTTGAGATGACGCGCCATCACATTATCCCGGACAACCGACTGAGGGATTTCTGGAACCGAATGCTGGAAACAAACCATATTCATATTGCCGCAGAGGAGTTTCTAGGGGCGCTAGATGAAAACCTAGAGCGCTACGAAATGACCTTGCGCGCAAATGACATCCTCCAACTCAGAGAGTTAATGCTAGGCATTCGGAACGGAACGATTCGTCACAATCCGAACGCCAGACCGGCAGACGGTATTGACAATCTAGCTACTGCCATCCGGTGGTTACCAGGGAATATATTTATCGGGCCAACTGCGGGAAGGGAGCGATTCCGGCGCAGTGATGATCCAGGTGATAGCTTTGAAGAAAATGCCAATACGGTTACAGGCAGAGATTTTGGCGCAGAGTTTATTCATCGAAACGCGAATAACGCGCTTGAGGGCTATATGAGAACCGGTGATACAAATAGTGCACGACGAGCACTGTCTATCCTTGCCAGAATTGCTGCTGTGAGAGTAGAGCCGTATGCGGTCGATCCCCTTGATTGGGGATTCCGTCACAACAGGTATAGGCTACATGAGCGTGGTGATTGA
- a CDS encoding CHASE2 domain-containing protein — protein sequence MLSNLWHEFRPRLFRWAVTALPGIAALAMILLLRFTGSLEFLEGITLDSFLRLRPAEAIDERVVIVGIDEKDIQQLRTYPVPDRTIANLLKTIQQYKPSAIGLDIVRDMPVNPGHAELVTAFQSMKNLVAVEKVLPTAITPPPDLPPEQISFADVLPDKDGKVRRALLGMRRPEDPQQYTFSLPLRLAETYLKSQGIELNNGIRDSEAMRFGAIELPRVLPNDGGYVNTDDFGVQILLNYRSGQQPFRILPLREIAENSDELKRILPGRIVLIGVMATSVKDYVDTAAIPTLQAPGKIYGVEFHAHVVSHIVSAVLDSRVLLRTWSKHWETIWIVMWGMFAIVLGRMTRSPLRNLVYIAASSLVMVGIGYISILFGWWIPTAPALLGLVINGAILSAFYQYDRTLRSQIELRHQTIERTFVEIHCGPLQTLANLLRHVQDQDLEHDQLLEALKDLNYEIREIGEYLKLEALDQEETLRLGSGLMLDLKLPMRDLFYEVYSHTLQRNFPCFETLKVRAYSFDPIEEQYLNIDQKRELCQFLEEALCNAGKHASGLTRLSATGQYRERSYILSIKDNGAGIRSDWQGRGTKQCLAIARRLRGNFVRTELKEKGTLCRLTWSLSTGKRLNLTQIRYRLKTLVLNRLKPGFKKQ from the coding sequence TTGCTGTCTAACCTCTGGCACGAATTTAGACCAAGACTATTTCGATGGGCGGTCACAGCACTGCCCGGAATTGCTGCTCTGGCAATGATTCTGCTGTTGCGTTTTACTGGATCGCTGGAATTCTTAGAAGGCATCACGCTCGATTCTTTCCTTCGTCTTCGCCCTGCTGAAGCGATCGATGAACGAGTGGTAATCGTTGGCATTGACGAAAAAGATATTCAACAGCTAAGAACCTACCCCGTTCCCGATCGAACGATTGCTAATCTGCTTAAGACGATTCAGCAGTACAAACCTAGCGCGATCGGGTTAGACATTGTTCGAGATATGCCCGTGAATCCCGGTCATGCTGAACTTGTCACCGCTTTCCAAAGCATGAAAAATTTAGTTGCCGTTGAAAAGGTTTTACCCACTGCGATTACGCCTCCTCCAGATTTACCTCCTGAGCAAATCAGTTTTGCGGATGTACTGCCGGACAAAGATGGCAAAGTCAGACGCGCTTTGCTGGGAATGCGACGACCTGAAGATCCCCAACAGTACACATTTTCTTTGCCGCTGAGACTGGCAGAAACTTATCTCAAATCTCAAGGTATCGAGCTAAACAATGGAATTCGCGATTCAGAAGCGATGCGATTTGGTGCGATCGAGCTTCCTCGCGTTCTGCCAAATGATGGCGGCTATGTAAATACCGATGATTTTGGAGTTCAAATTCTACTGAATTATCGAAGTGGTCAGCAACCGTTTCGTATCCTCCCACTTCGAGAAATCGCCGAAAATTCCGATGAGTTAAAGCGCATTTTGCCGGGGCGGATTGTTTTGATTGGAGTCATGGCAACGAGCGTGAAAGATTACGTTGATACTGCGGCAATCCCAACGTTGCAGGCTCCCGGAAAGATTTACGGGGTAGAATTTCATGCCCATGTCGTGAGTCATATTGTCAGTGCTGTACTCGATAGCAGAGTCCTGCTCCGCACCTGGTCGAAGCATTGGGAGACTATCTGGATTGTGATGTGGGGAATGTTTGCGATCGTACTAGGACGCATGACGCGATCGCCTTTGAGAAACTTGGTTTATATTGCAGCAAGTAGTCTTGTTATGGTCGGGATTGGATACATCAGTATTCTTTTCGGTTGGTGGATTCCAACAGCGCCTGCTTTACTAGGATTAGTGATCAATGGTGCAATTTTAAGTGCTTTTTATCAATACGATCGAACATTGCGATCGCAGATCGAGCTACGACACCAAACGATCGAGCGCACATTCGTTGAAATTCATTGCGGTCCGTTGCAAACACTAGCAAATCTATTAAGGCATGTTCAAGATCAAGATTTGGAACATGATCAATTGCTCGAAGCGTTGAAGGATCTAAACTATGAAATTAGAGAAATCGGTGAATATCTGAAGCTTGAGGCACTCGATCAAGAAGAAACGCTTCGGTTAGGAAGTGGTTTGATGCTCGATCTAAAGCTACCGATGCGCGACCTGTTCTATGAAGTCTACAGCCATACGCTTCAGCGCAATTTTCCCTGCTTTGAAACCCTCAAGGTCAGAGCCTATTCGTTTGATCCGATCGAAGAACAGTATCTAAACATCGACCAGAAACGTGAACTTTGCCAATTTCTAGAAGAAGCCTTGTGTAATGCTGGCAAACATGCAAGCGGGCTGACTCGACTCAGTGCAACCGGACAATATCGAGAGCGATCGTACATCCTAAGCATTAAAGATAACGGCGCTGGTATTCGCTCAGATTGGCAAGGACGAGGAACGAAACAATGTTTAGCGATCGCAAGAAGACTCAGAGGTAACTTTGTGCGAACTGAATTGAAAGAGAAAGGAACTTTATGCCGATTAACCTGGTCGCTTAGCACAGGAAAACGTCTGAACTTGACCCAAATTAGATATCGACTCAAAACACTTGTGTTAAACAGATTAAAGCCTGGGTTCAAGAAACAATAG
- a CDS encoding response regulator transcription factor, with the protein MIENLPKQVTLKVLVVDDHELILNGTIDLLKQYYPYAQILTAKTTQTALQQVEASQPDLVIVDLALPESPGDNAEINAGIKSLKTLMKRYPILNLVVQSSYVKALVRIKPDIDAHEGGFTVADKGLSSQEMLSRIDLALRGITHTKDLRMPPGEVKLEWIELLNLAFEEGLEDKVIADRMNVSLRTVRHYWAKIQDVLGVYLEDGKSLRIQTEKRAREEGFID; encoded by the coding sequence ATGATCGAAAATTTACCGAAGCAAGTGACACTTAAAGTTCTGGTTGTCGATGACCACGAACTGATTTTGAATGGAACGATCGATTTGCTGAAACAGTACTATCCGTACGCTCAGATCTTAACGGCTAAAACGACTCAAACGGCACTTCAGCAAGTTGAAGCCTCTCAGCCTGATCTGGTCATTGTTGATCTCGCCCTACCAGAATCTCCAGGCGACAATGCCGAAATCAACGCAGGCATCAAAAGCTTGAAGACTCTGATGAAGCGCTATCCGATACTCAACCTCGTAGTACAAAGTAGCTATGTGAAAGCATTGGTCCGAATTAAACCAGATATTGACGCTCATGAAGGTGGATTCACCGTCGCTGATAAAGGACTTTCGAGCCAGGAGATGTTGAGTCGAATTGATTTAGCACTGAGAGGGATAACGCATACGAAAGATTTGAGAATGCCACCCGGAGAAGTCAAACTTGAATGGATCGAGTTACTCAATCTTGCGTTTGAAGAAGGACTTGAAGATAAAGTGATTGCCGATCGCATGAATGTCTCACTCAGAACGGTGCGTCATTACTGGGCAAAAATTCAGGATGTGCTAGGTGTCTATCTTGAAGATGGGAAAAGCCTTCGGATTCAGACTGAGAAACGAGCGAGAGAAGAAGGGTTTATTGATTAG
- a CDS encoding DUF928 domain-containing protein → MSLLQWFHSRNIKSVIGCTLIGLIATPTVLAAYAPGNQKPAPKNRRSNAGTTRGCSGGELALTALASRNYIGRSTSQQPTFAWYVPRDSANRAMKFIVYEQVPSAKPKAIRELSLQSSPGVMRLSPDNLKLQLGKTYLWQVIIQCDPDNPSGDLVSEGNLEIVAVPPAVQSKLNQATNQAEKVNIYAEAGFWYDALGEALKQAEASKLGTSGASLLNDLAQAELSNLPPDLTPQERDAIAAQVAVLKQIAVSDR, encoded by the coding sequence ATGTCTTTACTTCAATGGTTTCACAGTAGAAACATCAAGTCTGTAATTGGTTGCACCTTGATTGGACTTATTGCAACTCCGACGGTTCTCGCAGCCTATGCACCGGGTAATCAAAAACCTGCACCTAAAAATCGTCGATCGAATGCAGGAACAACAAGAGGATGTTCGGGCGGAGAGTTAGCTCTGACTGCGCTTGCTTCTCGTAACTATATTGGACGATCGACTTCGCAGCAGCCCACGTTTGCCTGGTATGTTCCGCGCGATTCTGCGAATCGCGCGATGAAATTTATTGTCTACGAACAGGTTCCTAGTGCTAAGCCCAAAGCCATTCGAGAGTTATCTTTGCAAAGCTCTCCCGGCGTTATGAGATTGTCTCCTGATAACCTCAAGCTCCAGCTTGGCAAAACTTATCTTTGGCAAGTGATCATTCAGTGTGATCCAGATAATCCATCAGGGGATTTGGTCAGCGAGGGAAATCTTGAAATTGTTGCCGTTCCACCCGCGGTACAAAGCAAACTGAATCAAGCCACGAATCAGGCTGAAAAGGTCAATATCTATGCTGAAGCAGGCTTCTGGTATGATGCGCTGGGCGAAGCACTTAAACAGGCTGAAGCATCGAAACTGGGAACATCAGGAGCGTCGCTGTTGAACGATCTAGCTCAGGCAGAATTATCGAATCTGCCACCGGACTTGACTCCTCAAGAGCGGGACGCGATCGCGGCACAAGTTGCAGTCTTGAAGCAAATTGCGGTTAGCGATCGCTAA
- a CDS encoding cupin domain-containing protein, translated as MNTATKKCVVPLFRTPNQYQAYRISPEATNRLAIVFDPQTSPLSLTYCIEIFDVGGKTPPNRHRTAVEMFFVLKGEGRATCDGKTMDIRTGDSILVPPTGMHMIENQGEGRLYTLTIMVPNEEFAELIRSGIPVALDEEDIAVLQRSDARFG; from the coding sequence ATGAACACTGCTACAAAGAAGTGCGTCGTTCCATTATTTAGAACGCCGAATCAGTATCAAGCCTATCGCATTAGTCCAGAGGCAACGAATCGATTAGCAATCGTCTTTGATCCGCAGACCAGCCCTCTGTCTTTGACCTACTGCATTGAGATTTTTGATGTGGGTGGAAAAACGCCCCCAAATCGGCATCGAACCGCAGTGGAAATGTTTTTTGTCCTCAAGGGAGAAGGCAGAGCCACCTGCGACGGCAAGACGATGGACATTCGCACGGGAGACAGTATCCTGGTGCCGCCAACTGGAATGCATATGATTGAAAATCAAGGGGAGGGTCGCCTCTATACGCTGACGATCATGGTTCCGAACGAAGAATTTGCAGAACTGATTCGGAGCGGTATTCCGGTTGCTCTGGATGAAGAAGACATTGCTGTATTACAGCGATCGGATGCGCGCTTCGGATGA
- a CDS encoding glycosyltransferase family 39 protein: MLGQLKQFHNRDFAFLGCLAGVKLLLHLFTNGQYGYFADELYYMAAGEHLAWGFAEFPPLIAVMANLSRGMLGDSLFAIRLFPAIAGALTVFLTGMMVRELGGGRFAQCFAAIAVILAPGYLFMQTILTMNAFEPLLWMLCAYVAILILKYENPKLWLIAGFVVGIGLMNKFSMALFAFSLLVGFLITPARRLLLNRWLWLGCAIALLICLPTILWQSQHSWAFLEHQRESNLYEKKGLLQSAIDLFVQQIILMNPLAFPIWSAGVYYYLFAREGRKYRAFGWTFVVILGLFLLFEARYYYLLPIYPLFLAAGAIVFEQHCQHRNLLKSAFLALLMSGGLFLAPIGLPILSIETLIRYSNAIYRPPTLSKESINQAEQAPWHFRAMLGWEKTVATVAAVYDRFAPNDRSDFAILTWRYSDAGAIDFWGRNYNLPKAISGHTGYYFWGSREYSGKLVLSVGGNLSFLSPRFDSVEQVATITHEKTVGIKSNVPIYLCRGIKKPLKESWSDFKFYFKRPT, encoded by the coding sequence ATGCTGGGTCAACTTAAGCAGTTTCACAACCGCGATTTTGCCTTTTTAGGTTGTTTAGCAGGTGTGAAACTGCTGCTTCATCTTTTCACAAATGGACAGTACGGTTATTTTGCAGACGAACTGTACTATATGGCTGCTGGAGAACATTTAGCCTGGGGATTTGCAGAGTTTCCTCCGCTCATTGCAGTCATGGCGAATCTGAGCCGTGGAATGCTCGGTGATTCTTTATTCGCAATTCGGTTATTTCCTGCGATCGCGGGAGCATTGACCGTATTTTTAACCGGGATGATGGTGCGTGAACTGGGTGGAGGGCGATTTGCACAATGTTTCGCTGCGATCGCGGTTATTCTCGCGCCTGGGTATCTATTTATGCAAACCATTCTGACAATGAATGCGTTTGAGCCGCTACTCTGGATGCTATGCGCTTATGTCGCAATCTTGATTCTAAAGTACGAGAATCCGAAACTATGGCTGATTGCAGGGTTCGTCGTTGGCATTGGGTTGATGAACAAGTTTTCGATGGCACTGTTTGCCTTCAGTCTGCTAGTTGGCTTTCTAATTACGCCAGCCCGAAGGCTTTTGTTGAATCGATGGCTTTGGTTAGGATGTGCGATCGCGTTACTCATCTGCCTACCGACTATCTTGTGGCAAAGTCAGCACAGTTGGGCGTTTCTGGAGCATCAAAGAGAGTCTAATCTATACGAGAAAAAAGGCTTGCTTCAGTCCGCGATCGATCTTTTCGTGCAGCAAATCATTCTGATGAACCCTCTCGCATTTCCAATCTGGTCAGCAGGCGTTTACTACTACTTATTTGCACGGGAAGGCAGAAAATATCGAGCTTTTGGCTGGACGTTTGTTGTCATTTTAGGATTATTTTTACTCTTTGAGGCGCGATATTACTATCTACTACCAATTTATCCTCTGTTTCTTGCGGCAGGTGCGATCGTATTTGAGCAGCATTGTCAACATCGCAATTTGCTAAAATCTGCTTTTTTAGCTTTACTCATGAGCGGCGGGTTATTTCTAGCACCGATTGGACTGCCCATTTTATCGATCGAGACGCTAATTCGTTACTCAAATGCCATCTACCGACCCCCTACTCTCTCTAAAGAATCAATCAATCAGGCAGAACAAGCACCCTGGCATTTTAGAGCGATGCTAGGGTGGGAAAAGACTGTTGCGACTGTTGCAGCAGTTTACGATCGCTTCGCACCCAACGATCGCTCTGATTTTGCCATCTTAACGTGGCGCTATAGTGATGCGGGCGCGATCGATTTTTGGGGTCGAAACTACAATCTTCCGAAAGCAATTAGTGGACATACAGGATACTATTTTTGGGGATCAAGAGAGTACTCTGGCAAGCTTGTTCTCAGTGTAGGTGGCAACTTAAGTTTTCTATCGCCAAGATTTGATTCGGTCGAGCAAGTTGCCACCATTACACATGAAAAGACAGTTGGCATTAAAAGTAATGTACCTATCTATCTCTGCCGAGGTATCAAGAAACCCTTAAAAGAGAGCTGGTCTGATTTCAAGTTTTACTTTAAGCGCCCGACATAG
- a CDS encoding DUF1822 family protein, protein MVFTLTELQTFFPHQLWLEVSERTQTEAWQTVSAERNSEGIAQQSYSNAAARWTAYLNTLCLTQFLAWLEVHFEKEDLSCQFSFDASVWEVVNGTALTIGQTRVVLIPVEQSRFSEVCIPQEWIDIPDWIPDYYLAVQLNLDECWMRVCGYATRAQILKRSHYDRMTQTYVLSGSDLIENLDVMWVAQDTCATAKPELQALPSLLSNQVECLLTKLSDSTAHSPRLTVPFSEWAAILTSNHYRHSLHQRRIKQDEPVVESDTQIALT, encoded by the coding sequence ATGGTATTCACTTTGACCGAACTCCAAACATTTTTTCCGCATCAGCTTTGGTTAGAGGTATCCGAACGAACTCAAACTGAAGCTTGGCAAACGGTTAGCGCAGAGCGCAACTCCGAAGGAATCGCTCAACAGTCCTACTCGAATGCTGCTGCCCGCTGGACGGCTTATCTCAATACACTATGCCTGACTCAATTTCTAGCGTGGTTAGAGGTGCATTTTGAGAAGGAAGATTTGTCTTGTCAATTCAGCTTCGATGCTTCGGTTTGGGAAGTTGTGAATGGAACGGCGCTCACCATTGGTCAAACTCGCGTCGTTTTGATTCCTGTGGAGCAGAGTCGTTTCTCTGAAGTGTGCATTCCCCAAGAATGGATCGACATTCCTGATTGGATTCCAGACTATTATTTAGCGGTGCAACTGAACTTAGATGAATGCTGGATGCGAGTGTGTGGATATGCAACGAGGGCGCAAATTCTGAAACGATCGCACTACGATCGCATGACTCAAACCTATGTCTTGAGTGGAAGTGATTTGATTGAAAACTTAGACGTGATGTGGGTCGCTCAAGACACCTGCGCCACTGCAAAACCAGAACTTCAGGCATTGCCGAGTCTATTATCGAATCAGGTTGAATGCTTATTAACAAAACTAAGCGATTCGACTGCACACTCTCCTCGGCTAACCGTGCCTTTCTCAGAATGGGCAGCCATTTTGACCTCGAATCACTATCGTCACTCACTTCATCAGCGCCGAATCAAACAAGATGAACCTGTTGTAGAGTCCGATACACAGATCGCTCTAACATGA
- a CDS encoding cupin domain-containing protein has product MSSEVVTIRPDAEILTRQRLPYFVGISRSTVGAKGISMNLVIIPAGGTAEPHFHRDYETAIYLIKGRVETRYGEGLKQSVINEAGDFIFIPPGVPHQPHNLSATEPAHALVARNDPNDQENVVLYDPTSGE; this is encoded by the coding sequence ATGTCAAGTGAGGTCGTAACGATTCGCCCTGATGCTGAAATATTAACTCGTCAGCGCTTACCTTACTTTGTTGGCATTTCTAGAAGTACGGTTGGCGCGAAGGGAATTTCGATGAACTTAGTAATCATTCCAGCAGGCGGAACGGCTGAACCACATTTTCACCGCGACTATGAAACCGCGATTTATCTGATTAAAGGGCGGGTCGAAACTCGGTATGGTGAAGGACTCAAACAATCGGTTATCAACGAGGCGGGTGACTTCATCTTTATTCCACCAGGTGTTCCACATCAACCTCACAATCTCAGTGCGACTGAGCCTGCTCATGCACTCGTGGCGCGAAACGATCCGAACGACCAAGAGAATGTTGTTCTCTACGATCCAACTTCAGGCGAGTAA
- a CDS encoding glycosyl hydrolase family 18 protein — translation MAYKFITYFSNWAQYRKEGKFLPEQIDPSLFTHINFAFGMLGFVSWSVDPAPERTGEQRYTGDYTVQPVEWNDEKELFPALQALKQKNPNLKTLLSIGGWSFNTCDDTPESAGTKYPYGPFTCQLFSKMAADPGGRTQFIKSAIDYAKKHGFDGIDLDWEYPGDSKRGGQDADYDNYLALLREFRQTAGQGFLITIASSAVPKGSKTGDSFFQWMRECGEYLDWFNVMSYDYHGAFDDPKTVGTGANAPLLEDSVPDGTFDIKDTVESYLKANIPKEKIVLGLPTYGRSYVVENPTDGFGQPFSGPGPAGPGTLTPGILSYFEILEKIDSGELDVLRWDDPTLTPYAYSTKTGLWVTYDDEKSLGYKVSYLIEKELGGAMAWAVDLDKF, via the coding sequence ATGGCTTACAAATTTATTACTTACTTTAGCAACTGGGCACAGTACCGCAAAGAAGGGAAATTCTTACCTGAGCAAATTGACCCCTCGCTATTTACACACATTAACTTTGCCTTTGGAATGCTCGGCTTTGTCAGTTGGAGCGTCGATCCAGCACCAGAGCGAACCGGAGAACAACGCTATACCGGAGACTATACCGTTCAACCCGTAGAATGGAATGACGAAAAAGAGTTGTTTCCAGCGTTGCAGGCTTTGAAGCAGAAAAACCCCAATCTCAAAACGCTACTCTCAATTGGTGGCTGGAGTTTTAACACTTGCGATGATACGCCTGAGTCAGCCGGGACAAAATATCCCTACGGTCCCTTTACCTGCCAATTATTCAGCAAAATGGCAGCCGATCCGGGTGGTAGAACGCAGTTTATTAAATCTGCGATCGACTATGCTAAGAAGCACGGCTTTGACGGGATTGATCTCGACTGGGAATATCCCGGCGACTCTAAACGAGGGGGGCAAGATGCTGATTATGATAATTACTTAGCACTGCTGCGAGAGTTCCGCCAAACTGCTGGGCAAGGTTTTCTGATCACGATCGCTTCTTCTGCGGTACCCAAAGGCAGCAAAACGGGCGATTCATTCTTTCAATGGATGCGAGAGTGCGGTGAATATTTAGATTGGTTCAACGTCATGTCCTACGACTATCACGGGGCTTTTGACGATCCCAAAACAGTGGGAACAGGAGCCAACGCTCCCCTCCTGGAAGATTCCGTACCCGATGGTACTTTTGACATCAAAGATACGGTGGAATCTTACCTGAAGGCGAATATTCCCAAAGAAAAGATTGTGCTGGGGTTGCCGACCTACGGACGGAGTTATGTTGTTGAAAACCCTACTGATGGCTTTGGACAACCCTTTAGTGGACCGGGACCCGCAGGACCTGGAACACTCACGCCTGGTATCCTCTCTTACTTTGAGATCCTTGAGAAAATTGATAGTGGCGAACTCGACGTACTGAGGTGGGACGATCCTACTTTAACTCCCTACGCCTACAGTACTAAGACTGGACTCTGGGTGACTTATGACGACGAGAAATCACTCGGTTATAAGGTCAGCTATTTGATCGAAAAGGAGTTGGGAGGTGCAATGGCATGGGCAGTTGATTTAGACAAGTTTTAA